A DNA window from Pleuronectes platessa chromosome 19, fPlePla1.1, whole genome shotgun sequence contains the following coding sequences:
- the sppl3 gene encoding signal peptide peptidase-like 3 isoform X3 has protein sequence MAEQGYSSWAYSLVDSSQVSTFLISILLIVYGSFRSLNMDCENQEKDKDGNPITGAFNGSSNNSIQTIDSTQALFLPIGASVSLLVMFFFFDSVQVVFTICTAVLATIAFAFLLLPMCQYLTRPCSPQNKCRISFGCCGRFTLAELLSFSLSVLLVLIWVLTGHWLLMDALAMGLCVAMIAFVRLPSLKVSCLLLSGLLIYDVFWVFFSAYIFNSNVMVKVATQPAENPIDVLSRKLHLGPGMGRDVPRLSLPGKLVFPSSSGSHFSMLGIGDIVMPGLLLCFVLRYDNYKKQASGEVPGPGNAPGRMQRVSYFHCTLIGYFVGLLTATVASRIHRAAQPALLYLVPFTLLPLLTMAYLKGDLRRMWSEPFHTKNSSSRFLEV, from the exons GGCGTACTCCCTAGTTGACTCCAGCCAGGTGTCCACCTTCCTCATCTCAATCCTGCTCATCGTCTATGGCAGCTTTAG GTCATTAAACATGGATTGTGAGAACCAGGAGAAGGATAAAGATGGTAACCCTATAACGGGTGCTTTTAATGGCAGTTCGAACAACA gtaTTCAGACTATAGACTCCACACAAGCCCTGTTTCTGCCCATAGgagcctctgtgtctctgctagttatgttcttcttctttgactCGGTACAGGTGGTCTTCACCATTTGCACTGCTG ttCTTGCAACAATTGCATTTGCATTCCTCTTGTTGCCAATGTGCCAGTATCTGACCAGACCCTGCTCCCCGCAGAACaa atgCAGGATTTCGTTCGGCTGCTGTGGGCGTTTCACTCTGGCCGAGCTCCTGTCCTTTTCCCTCTCTGTTTTGTTGGTGCTCATCTGGGTGCTGACTGGACACTGGCTTCTCATGGATG CTTTAGCCATGGGCTTGTGTGTCGCCATGATCGCCTTCGTGCGGCTACCCAGTCTGAAGGTGTCTTGCCTGCTGCTGTCAGGACTGCTCATTTATGATGTGTTCTGG GTGTTTTTCTCAGCCTACATCTTTAATAGTAATGTGATGGTCAAAGTTGCCACCCAACCTGCTGAAAACCCCATAGATGTTCTGTCCAGGAAGCTCCACTTGGGGCCAGGGATGGGCCGTGACGTCCCCCGCCTCTCACTACCGGGCAAACTCGTCTTTCCCAG TTCCAGCGGAAGTCACTTCTCAATGCTGGGAATCGGAGACATCGTGATGCCAGGGCTGCTGTTATGTTTCGTCCTGCGTTACGACAACTACAAGAAGCAAGCGTCAGGAGAAGTCCCGGGGCCTGGTAATGCACCCGGACGCATGCAGCGCGTCTCCTATTTCCACTGCACCCTCATCGGATACTTTGTGG GTCTGCTGACTGCCACTGTGGCCTCCAGGATCCATCGTGCTGCTCAGCCCGCTCTGCTTTACCTGGTGCCCTTCACCCTGCTGCCTCTTCTCACTATGGCCTACCTGAAG GGGGATTTGCGGCGCATGTGGTCCGAGCCCTTCCATACCAAGAACAGCAGCTCCCGCTTCCTGGAGGTATGA
- the sppl3 gene encoding signal peptide peptidase-like 3 isoform X1 yields the protein MAEQGYSSWAYSLVDSSQVSTFLISILLIVYGSFRSLNMDCENQEKDKDGNPITGAFNGSSNNSECIQTIDSTQALFLPIGASVSLLVMFFFFDSVQVVFTICTAVLATIAFAFLLLPMCQYLTRPCSPQNKCRISFGCCGRFTLAELLSFSLSVLLVLIWVLTGHWLLMDALAMGLCVAMIAFVRLPSLKVSCLLLSGLLIYDVFWVFFSAYIFNSNVMVKVATQPAENPIDVLSRKLHLGPGMGRDVPRLSLPGKLVFPSSSGSHFSMLGIGDIVMPGLLLCFVLRYDNYKKQASGEVPGPGNAPGRMQRVSYFHCTLIGYFVGLLTATVASRIHRAAQPALLYLVPFTLLPLLTMAYLKGDLRRMWSEPFHTKNSSSRFLEV from the exons GGCGTACTCCCTAGTTGACTCCAGCCAGGTGTCCACCTTCCTCATCTCAATCCTGCTCATCGTCTATGGCAGCTTTAG GTCATTAAACATGGATTGTGAGAACCAGGAGAAGGATAAAGATGGTAACCCTATAACGGGTGCTTTTAATGGCAGTTCGAACAACAGTGAGT gtaTTCAGACTATAGACTCCACACAAGCCCTGTTTCTGCCCATAGgagcctctgtgtctctgctagttatgttcttcttctttgactCGGTACAGGTGGTCTTCACCATTTGCACTGCTG ttCTTGCAACAATTGCATTTGCATTCCTCTTGTTGCCAATGTGCCAGTATCTGACCAGACCCTGCTCCCCGCAGAACaa atgCAGGATTTCGTTCGGCTGCTGTGGGCGTTTCACTCTGGCCGAGCTCCTGTCCTTTTCCCTCTCTGTTTTGTTGGTGCTCATCTGGGTGCTGACTGGACACTGGCTTCTCATGGATG CTTTAGCCATGGGCTTGTGTGTCGCCATGATCGCCTTCGTGCGGCTACCCAGTCTGAAGGTGTCTTGCCTGCTGCTGTCAGGACTGCTCATTTATGATGTGTTCTGG GTGTTTTTCTCAGCCTACATCTTTAATAGTAATGTGATGGTCAAAGTTGCCACCCAACCTGCTGAAAACCCCATAGATGTTCTGTCCAGGAAGCTCCACTTGGGGCCAGGGATGGGCCGTGACGTCCCCCGCCTCTCACTACCGGGCAAACTCGTCTTTCCCAG TTCCAGCGGAAGTCACTTCTCAATGCTGGGAATCGGAGACATCGTGATGCCAGGGCTGCTGTTATGTTTCGTCCTGCGTTACGACAACTACAAGAAGCAAGCGTCAGGAGAAGTCCCGGGGCCTGGTAATGCACCCGGACGCATGCAGCGCGTCTCCTATTTCCACTGCACCCTCATCGGATACTTTGTGG GTCTGCTGACTGCCACTGTGGCCTCCAGGATCCATCGTGCTGCTCAGCCCGCTCTGCTTTACCTGGTGCCCTTCACCCTGCTGCCTCTTCTCACTATGGCCTACCTGAAG GGGGATTTGCGGCGCATGTGGTCCGAGCCCTTCCATACCAAGAACAGCAGCTCCCGCTTCCTGGAGGTATGA
- the sppl3 gene encoding signal peptide peptidase-like 3 isoform X4 produces MAEQGYSSWAYSLVDSSQVSTFLISILLIVYGSFRSLNMDCENQEKDKDGNPITGAFNGSSNNSIQTIDSTQALFLPIGASVSLLVMFFFFDSVQVVFTICTAVLATIAFAFLLLPMCQYLTRPCSPQNKISFGCCGRFTLAELLSFSLSVLLVLIWVLTGHWLLMDALAMGLCVAMIAFVRLPSLKVSCLLLSGLLIYDVFWVFFSAYIFNSNVMVKVATQPAENPIDVLSRKLHLGPGMGRDVPRLSLPGKLVFPSSSGSHFSMLGIGDIVMPGLLLCFVLRYDNYKKQASGEVPGPGNAPGRMQRVSYFHCTLIGYFVGLLTATVASRIHRAAQPALLYLVPFTLLPLLTMAYLKGDLRRMWSEPFHTKNSSSRFLEV; encoded by the exons GGCGTACTCCCTAGTTGACTCCAGCCAGGTGTCCACCTTCCTCATCTCAATCCTGCTCATCGTCTATGGCAGCTTTAG GTCATTAAACATGGATTGTGAGAACCAGGAGAAGGATAAAGATGGTAACCCTATAACGGGTGCTTTTAATGGCAGTTCGAACAACA gtaTTCAGACTATAGACTCCACACAAGCCCTGTTTCTGCCCATAGgagcctctgtgtctctgctagttatgttcttcttctttgactCGGTACAGGTGGTCTTCACCATTTGCACTGCTG ttCTTGCAACAATTGCATTTGCATTCCTCTTGTTGCCAATGTGCCAGTATCTGACCAGACCCTGCTCCCCGCAGAACaa GATTTCGTTCGGCTGCTGTGGGCGTTTCACTCTGGCCGAGCTCCTGTCCTTTTCCCTCTCTGTTTTGTTGGTGCTCATCTGGGTGCTGACTGGACACTGGCTTCTCATGGATG CTTTAGCCATGGGCTTGTGTGTCGCCATGATCGCCTTCGTGCGGCTACCCAGTCTGAAGGTGTCTTGCCTGCTGCTGTCAGGACTGCTCATTTATGATGTGTTCTGG GTGTTTTTCTCAGCCTACATCTTTAATAGTAATGTGATGGTCAAAGTTGCCACCCAACCTGCTGAAAACCCCATAGATGTTCTGTCCAGGAAGCTCCACTTGGGGCCAGGGATGGGCCGTGACGTCCCCCGCCTCTCACTACCGGGCAAACTCGTCTTTCCCAG TTCCAGCGGAAGTCACTTCTCAATGCTGGGAATCGGAGACATCGTGATGCCAGGGCTGCTGTTATGTTTCGTCCTGCGTTACGACAACTACAAGAAGCAAGCGTCAGGAGAAGTCCCGGGGCCTGGTAATGCACCCGGACGCATGCAGCGCGTCTCCTATTTCCACTGCACCCTCATCGGATACTTTGTGG GTCTGCTGACTGCCACTGTGGCCTCCAGGATCCATCGTGCTGCTCAGCCCGCTCTGCTTTACCTGGTGCCCTTCACCCTGCTGCCTCTTCTCACTATGGCCTACCTGAAG GGGGATTTGCGGCGCATGTGGTCCGAGCCCTTCCATACCAAGAACAGCAGCTCCCGCTTCCTGGAGGTATGA
- the sppl3 gene encoding signal peptide peptidase-like 3 isoform X2, whose translation MAEQGYSSWAYSLVDSSQVSTFLISILLIVYGSFRSLNMDCENQEKDKDGNPITGAFNGSSNNSECIQTIDSTQALFLPIGASVSLLVMFFFFDSVQVVFTICTAVLATIAFAFLLLPMCQYLTRPCSPQNKISFGCCGRFTLAELLSFSLSVLLVLIWVLTGHWLLMDALAMGLCVAMIAFVRLPSLKVSCLLLSGLLIYDVFWVFFSAYIFNSNVMVKVATQPAENPIDVLSRKLHLGPGMGRDVPRLSLPGKLVFPSSSGSHFSMLGIGDIVMPGLLLCFVLRYDNYKKQASGEVPGPGNAPGRMQRVSYFHCTLIGYFVGLLTATVASRIHRAAQPALLYLVPFTLLPLLTMAYLKGDLRRMWSEPFHTKNSSSRFLEV comes from the exons GGCGTACTCCCTAGTTGACTCCAGCCAGGTGTCCACCTTCCTCATCTCAATCCTGCTCATCGTCTATGGCAGCTTTAG GTCATTAAACATGGATTGTGAGAACCAGGAGAAGGATAAAGATGGTAACCCTATAACGGGTGCTTTTAATGGCAGTTCGAACAACAGTGAGT gtaTTCAGACTATAGACTCCACACAAGCCCTGTTTCTGCCCATAGgagcctctgtgtctctgctagttatgttcttcttctttgactCGGTACAGGTGGTCTTCACCATTTGCACTGCTG ttCTTGCAACAATTGCATTTGCATTCCTCTTGTTGCCAATGTGCCAGTATCTGACCAGACCCTGCTCCCCGCAGAACaa GATTTCGTTCGGCTGCTGTGGGCGTTTCACTCTGGCCGAGCTCCTGTCCTTTTCCCTCTCTGTTTTGTTGGTGCTCATCTGGGTGCTGACTGGACACTGGCTTCTCATGGATG CTTTAGCCATGGGCTTGTGTGTCGCCATGATCGCCTTCGTGCGGCTACCCAGTCTGAAGGTGTCTTGCCTGCTGCTGTCAGGACTGCTCATTTATGATGTGTTCTGG GTGTTTTTCTCAGCCTACATCTTTAATAGTAATGTGATGGTCAAAGTTGCCACCCAACCTGCTGAAAACCCCATAGATGTTCTGTCCAGGAAGCTCCACTTGGGGCCAGGGATGGGCCGTGACGTCCCCCGCCTCTCACTACCGGGCAAACTCGTCTTTCCCAG TTCCAGCGGAAGTCACTTCTCAATGCTGGGAATCGGAGACATCGTGATGCCAGGGCTGCTGTTATGTTTCGTCCTGCGTTACGACAACTACAAGAAGCAAGCGTCAGGAGAAGTCCCGGGGCCTGGTAATGCACCCGGACGCATGCAGCGCGTCTCCTATTTCCACTGCACCCTCATCGGATACTTTGTGG GTCTGCTGACTGCCACTGTGGCCTCCAGGATCCATCGTGCTGCTCAGCCCGCTCTGCTTTACCTGGTGCCCTTCACCCTGCTGCCTCTTCTCACTATGGCCTACCTGAAG GGGGATTTGCGGCGCATGTGGTCCGAGCCCTTCCATACCAAGAACAGCAGCTCCCGCTTCCTGGAGGTATGA